A genomic segment from Montipora foliosa isolate CH-2021 chromosome 9, ASM3666993v2, whole genome shotgun sequence encodes:
- the LOC137971122 gene encoding uncharacterized protein isoform X3, with protein sequence MDRGFFFTAFIVVAVKSSSVTITPVSSSSSSITTVSSSSSSVTPVSSSSSSITTRTPTSSPIPIAFQSASNTSPTTQSTSISTSSTGTQSQSDTVSSNKPSLSSHQTNKGASPGNMSHTTGASLILTTASSTSASQGHLSSIPPSVTHVIPGNSTTTASCIKWTWTVRPDDCSAACSDVGGTVTASCQCMSNGTANSASSVCEKHEKKPRSCKQHCPASSARTNAFGSFQWTVAVFYTSALFALLT encoded by the exons ATGGACCGAGGATTTTTCTTCACTGCGTTTATAGTTGTAGCAGTGAAATCTTCAAGTGTGACAATAACTCCGGTttcaagttcatcatcatcaataactACTGTttcaagttcatcatcatcagtaaCTCCTGTttcaagttcatcatcatcaataactACAAGAACGCCGACCTCGTCACCGATTCCCATCGCCTTCCAATCTGCCTCGAACACCTCTCCAACCACACAATCAACGTCTATCTCAACTTCCAGCACAGGAACTCAAAGCCAGTCTGATACTGTCAGCTCAAACAAACCATCGCTGTCTTCACATCAAACCAACAAAGGCGCATCACCAGGTAACATGTCACATACGACTGGTGCTTCGCTAATTCTAACAACAGCATCATCGACTTCGGCTAGCCAGGGACACTTGTCCTCCATACCACCGTCCGTGACGCACGTAATTCCTGGAAACAGCACTACTACAG CATCCTGCATTAAGTGGACTTGGACTGTCCGGCCAGATGACTGCTCTGCGGCTTGTTCTGACGTCGGCGGAACCGTAACAGCAAGCTGTCAATGTATGTCAAATGGGACAGCCAACTCAGCAAGCAGTGTTTGCGAGAAACATgagaaaaagccgcggagttgCAAGCAACATTGTCCGGCTTCCTCAG CACGCACAAATGCCTTCGGAAGTTTCCAATGGACTGTTGCGGTGTTTTATACTTCAGCTCT GTTTGCACTACTTACCTGA
- the LOC137971122 gene encoding uncharacterized protein isoform X1 has protein sequence MVFVTNMDRGFFFTAFIVVAVKSSSVTITPVSSSSSSITTVSSSSSSVTPVSSSSSSITTRTPTSSPIPIAFQSASNTSPTTQSTSISTSSTGTQSQSDTVSSNKPSLSSHQTNKGASPGNMSHTTGASLILTTASSTSASQGHLSSIPPSVTHVIPGNSTTTASCIKWTWTVRPDDCSAACSDVGGTVTASCQCMSNGTANSASSVCEKHEKKPRSCKQHCPASSARTNAFGSFQWTVAVFYTSALFALLT, from the exons ATG GTCTTTGTTACCAATATGGACCGAGGATTTTTCTTCACTGCGTTTATAGTTGTAGCAGTGAAATCTTCAAGTGTGACAATAACTCCGGTttcaagttcatcatcatcaataactACTGTttcaagttcatcatcatcagtaaCTCCTGTttcaagttcatcatcatcaataactACAAGAACGCCGACCTCGTCACCGATTCCCATCGCCTTCCAATCTGCCTCGAACACCTCTCCAACCACACAATCAACGTCTATCTCAACTTCCAGCACAGGAACTCAAAGCCAGTCTGATACTGTCAGCTCAAACAAACCATCGCTGTCTTCACATCAAACCAACAAAGGCGCATCACCAGGTAACATGTCACATACGACTGGTGCTTCGCTAATTCTAACAACAGCATCATCGACTTCGGCTAGCCAGGGACACTTGTCCTCCATACCACCGTCCGTGACGCACGTAATTCCTGGAAACAGCACTACTACAG CATCCTGCATTAAGTGGACTTGGACTGTCCGGCCAGATGACTGCTCTGCGGCTTGTTCTGACGTCGGCGGAACCGTAACAGCAAGCTGTCAATGTATGTCAAATGGGACAGCCAACTCAGCAAGCAGTGTTTGCGAGAAACATgagaaaaagccgcggagttgCAAGCAACATTGTCCGGCTTCCTCAG CACGCACAAATGCCTTCGGAAGTTTCCAATGGACTGTTGCGGTGTTTTATACTTCAGCTCT GTTTGCACTACTTACCTGA